Proteins encoded within one genomic window of Columba livia isolate bColLiv1 breed racing homer chromosome 1, bColLiv1.pat.W.v2, whole genome shotgun sequence:
- the SERTM1 gene encoding serine-rich and transmembrane domain-containing protein 1 produces the protein MSELDPSSGFVGNMENGTFLELYPTSLSTSVDSSPGRLSNVYVYVSIFLSLLAFLLLLLIIALQRLKNIISSSSSYPEYNSDAGSSFTNLEVCSISSQRSALSNLSS, from the coding sequence atGTCAGAACTCGACCCTTCATCTGGATTTGTAGGAAACATGGAAAATGGGACTTTTCTGGAGCTGTATCCCACATCCCTTTCAACTTCAGTGGATTCATCGCCTGGCCGTCTATCCAACGTCTATGTCTATGTTTCTATATTCCTTAGTCTCTtagcttttctccttttgctaTTGATCATTGCACTTCAGAGGCtgaaaaacataatttcttcCAGTTCCTCCTACCCAGAATATAACAGTGATGCTGGAAGTTCTTTCACTAATTTAGAGGTTTGTAGCATTTCTTCCCAGCGCTCTGCTCTCTCCAACCTTTCTTCATGA